In one Kluyveromyces marxianus DMKU3-1042 DNA, complete genome, chromosome 4 genomic region, the following are encoded:
- the AIM14 gene encoding putative metalloreductase, whose amino-acid sequence MESLDLIKRHGSTHYANIHYGYYVLGVIVFYVLFLMLMRRVIPTRYTKISPWKNKLLQSIRTASPIFHLPLLAVLVFAPFIHHYSFIGNISVYIKRLGRLGYVLVILNVLLTLRPVNPILGFNYLDFIPLHKWLSRFITVLGLCHGIAFIIKWSVNSDVSVKSKVTALYNFIGVIAFLPLFAILFLSIRPYRRHNYNVFYVVHQLAQWSMVFLIPIHARPKVTVPYFLCLLAIYIWRAFSYCYYANTVNITQRIKQDQSLSYIKVERGNIRDWLPGSHLRISKHKKTNPLYWLTPTKPYTIASLPDENQVDLIVREKAVPYVTVGEYTVVDVYNTVSPSFLYDSQRVAIVVGGSGISFGLGVFKFLQARNLEYLKFIWLVKDKDDLHILNHCNVDVNDIEVYVTRSFPDDDTQTKSHDTNNNNSNSSAFDDIDFELENMDESGALLSNDPKMPPNIHFGKRLDWQVDLAHFIETHALENTWLVCCGPESLLKDGQNYANQNYCNFVKEFYNL is encoded by the coding sequence ATGGAGTCACTTGACCTTATTAAAAGACATGGATCCACTCATTATGCCAATATACATTATGGGTATTATGTTCTTGGAGTAATAGTTTTCTATGTCTTATTCTTAATGTTGATGAGGCGAGTAATTCCAACCAGGTACACCAAAATCTCGCCATGGAAAAACAAACTTCTACAAAGCATAAGAACGGCGTCACCAATCTTTCATCTGCCATTACTTGCGGTTCTTGTGTTTGCTCCCTTCATACATCATTACTCATTCATAGGGAACATTTCTGTTTACATCAAAAGATTAGGTCGCCTGGGGTATGTTTTGGTGATTCTCAACGTCCTTTTAACATTGAGACCTGTCAATCCAATTCTTGGATTTAACTACCTTGATTTCATCCCATTGCATAAGTGGCTTTCTAGATTTATCACGGTGTTAGGTCTCTGTCACGGTATTGCctttattatcaaatggTCTGTTAATTCAGACGTATCTGTCAAATCTAAGGTAACTGCATTGTACAATTTTATTGGTGTCATTGCATTTTTACCTTTATTTGCCATATTATTCCTGTCCATCCGCCCTTATAGACGCCATAACTACAATGTCTTCTATGTTGTTCATCAATTGGCCCAATGGTCTATGGTATTCTTGATACCAATTCATGCTAGACCTAAAGTCACTGTACCATATTTCCTTTGTTTGCTtgccatatatatatggagAGCATTCAGTTACTGCTACTACGCAAACACGGTAAATATAACACAGAGAATTAAACAAGACCAATCCCTCTCTTATATCAAGGTTGAAAGGGGAAATATTAGAGATTGGCTACCAGGGTCACACCTACGTATATCAAAGCATAAAAAGACCAATCCCCTGTATTGGTTAACTCCTACAAAACCATATACAATAGCTTCTCTACCGGATGAAAACCAAGTGGATTTGATTGTTAGGGAAAAAGCAGTTCCCTATGTTACGGTTGGCGAGTATACTGTCGTGGATGTGTACAATACAGTTTCACCATCCTTTTTATATGACTCTCAAAGGGTAGCTATTGTAGTTGGGGGAAGTGGTATATCATTTGGATTAGGTGTATTTAAGTTTCTTCAAGCTAGAAATCTGGAATACCTTAAGTTTATATGGCTGGTTAAAGATAAAGACGACTTGCATATTTTAAATCACTGTAATGTTGATGTCAATGATATCGAAGTATATGTTACAAGATCCTTCCCTGATGATGATACACAAACTAAGTCCCATGATacaaataacaataatagtaatagttcTGCATTTGACGACATAGACTTTGAATTGGAGAACATGGATGAGTCTGGTGCTTTACTCTCAAATGACCCAAAAATGCCTCCAAATATCCATTTTGGCAAAAGGTTAGACTGGCAAGTCGATTTAGCTCATTTTATTGAAACACATGCCCTAGAAAATACGTGGCTTGTATGTTGCGGTCCAGAATCACTTCTAAAAGATGGTCAAAATTATGCGAATCAAAATTACTGTAACTTTGTGAAAGAGTTTTACAACCTATAA
- the HAP1 gene encoding Hap1p produces MEQTWAEEAEKELSKDSELKQLRELVKSLEETLSKVHATSGNNNSTAGNSPAAGGGGIGSVGGSGAPDGTPVANSFIGGSKKLLSGPNHQSPVLTGGTIQSSQDKYDNDELDLTRQFDMLHLKNNGTVHLGATHWLAIMKGDPYLKLLWGHIFTLREKLSEWYQQKRKPSASGSISGPAGGGGGCPVIHGSMSQQSKCPVAHVSGYPIEKPNSTEGRCPVIHSNIGGTNNEKSNHGSSNASPVINKCPVAHGNPGFSTGSGTCPVTHATVKEENDSRSGSGCPIDHTKYLSAEGKAKLPALPSFQNLTAKCPVMRDSTPTPTGQEMPPTQMHPTAIPEMTPEQAAEAIGKLLPPKKIIILFLDKFFNHIYPIVPILDEQNFKLQVNQIIQTTNDTTTVKLTKASDACILGILLIILRLTWLSLPPNACKIKLGPECESLKLEPTYSATITQAKEESMLLKYETPLETVAIVRKFLIRFDEISSFANSNVNITTVQFAIFYKLYLMCCPDKTGDTQLNTFTSTGQDNETHQVLMSSIVQMAFSCGLHRDPDNFPQLNSAVNGSKLNKEAMLNTERLKHTWRKTWFFIVSLDVQQSLSLGTPRLLRNLNDFSDTKLPCASKIDYVNDIKELVVVKNFTLFFQIDLCIISVLNHILNVSLARTVRKFELDQLIRSLGKLRDGKTPTTEVVKELVNKGLLFTTEGTVLLDQITEPTYTLPSLQTVISSPNMNSPEEREKKLNLAHECTTRSLFFSKHITISMLEYLLNYVLFTHYEPLGNEDQGTRVLAKEYAQEALNHAMEGYRNCVLFFNSTGSNNMFSYMDVLLSPTCLDVGHRALQFIVCLILRAKCGPLTGMGESPAIGAQSSNTNTSSSEDETDSQHRENAQPIANLLHDVSLDTSENLADILLARMMLFHKLTKQISSKYTYATRMTKSTGFFITLLKKPSTKMKNGMKNKNLPRLSHHPNIANMTSFFKNVPSLVLSAGGDQIKRCPVYQDAVGFLPSKVTSGTFNSFFHSNSQSPTTSAITQQLPPLNIQYHPITFRDTLRRTSDVRGNPENIKRRKIDATQQSFPNANVEIKKETSQVSLPPTPAPIPMATPLEPLISSLDKVSSLPPSKTPYSPTASLVGTQQTVAAVSNNHQINTRSPAAPSDLSSITNSPDFEDFLSEHTQLNGLMINPSSIVEAVGFDGYIGPDSLGLQADFLPIDNNEGLNEMAQLAEFSMWD; encoded by the coding sequence ATGGAACAGACTTGGGCAGAGGAGGCCGAAAAGGAGCTTTCCAAGGATTCTGAACTGAAACAGTTGAGAGAACTTGTTAAGTCGCTAGAAGAAACGTTGTCAAAAGTCCATGCGACTTCAgggaacaacaacagcactGCTGGCAACTCTCCAGCAGCAGGTGGAGGTGGAATAGGCAGTGTTGGGGGATCCGGAGCCCCAGATGGGACGCCAGTGGCGAACTCTTTCATCGGTGGTAGTAAGAAGCTGTTATCAGGTCCCAACCACCAATCACCTGTGCTTACTGGTGGAACGATACAGTCCTCCCAGGATAAATACGATAATGATGAGTTGGATCTAACAAGACAGTTCGATATGCtacatttgaagaataatGGTACTGTACATCTTGGTGCTACTCATTGGCTAGCTATCATGAAAGGTGATCCTTACTTAAAGCTCTTGTGGGGCCACATCTTCACTTTGAGAGAAAAACTATCTGAATGGTACCAACAAAAACGCAAGCCTAGTGCTTCTGGAAGCATTAGTGGTCCTGCAGGGGGAGGAGGAGGTTGTCCTGTGATTCATGGCTCGATGTCACAACAGTCAAAATGTCCTGTTGCTCATGTTTCTGGATACCCAATAGAAAAGCCAAATTCTACAGAGGGTCGCTGCCCTGTGATTCATTCAAATATCGGTGGGACTAACAACGAAAAAAGCAACCACGGGAGTAGCAACGCCAGTCCTGTCATAAACAAATGCCCAGTTGCACATGGAAATCCAGGGTTCAGTACAGGCTCGGGTACTTGTCCCGTAACACATGCTACGGtcaaagaggaaaatgaCAGCAGATCAGGTTCTGGATGCCCAATAGATCATACCAAGTATTTATCAGCTGAAGGAAAGGCAAAGCTTCCCGCCCTGCCATCTTTCCAGAACCTAACAGCAAAATGCCCTGTGATGCGTGATTCAACACCCACTCCAACAGGCCAGGAAATGCCTCCAACACAGATGCACCCAACAGCAATCCCAGAAATGACTCCAGAGCAAGCAGCAGAAGCTATTGGAAAACTACTACCTCCAAAAAAGatcattattcttttccttgacaagttcttcaaccaTATATACCCTATTGTTCCTATTTTGGATGAACAGAACTTTAAGCTTCAAGTGAACCAAATAATACAAACTACAAATGATACAACTACTGTTAAACTTACAAAGGCTTCAGATGCTTGTATTTTGGGTATTCTCTTGATTATTCTAAGATTGACGTGGCTCTCATTGCCTCCTAATGCTTGTAAGATCAAGCTTGGCCCTGAATGCgaatctttgaaacttGAACCAACGTATTCAGCCACGATAACACAAGCAAAGGAAGAATCTATGCTTCTAAAATACGAAACTCCGCTGGAAACAGTGGCGATTGTTCGCAAGTTCCTAATTagatttgatgaaattagCAGTTTCGCAAATTCTAATGTCAATATTACAACTGTGCAATTCGCCATTTTCTACAAATTGTACTTAATGTGCTGTCCGGACAAAACTGGGGATACTCAACTTAACACGTTTACATCTACTGGACAGGACAATGAAACTCATCAAGTGCTAATGTCAAGTATCGTACAAATGGCTTTCAGTTGTGGTTTACACAGGGATCCAGATAATTTCCCTCAACTAAACTCTGCAGTAAACGGTTCAAAACTCAATAAGGAGGCAATGTTGAACACTGAAAGGTTAAAACATACATGGAGAAAAACGTGGttttttattgtatctCTAGATGTGCAAcagtctctttctttgggAACACCACGTTTATTGCGTAACTTAAATGACTTCAGTGATACGAAACTTCCTTGTGCTTCGAAAATTGACTATGTCAATGATATTAAGGAATTGGTTGTGGTTAAAAATTTCACTttatttttccaaatcgATTTATGTATCATATCGGTTCTAAATCACATTTTGAACGTATCTCTTGCTAGAACAGTTAGGAAGTTTGAACTTGATCAATTGATTAGAAGTTTGGGTAAATTACGTGATGGAAAAACGCCAACCACGGAGGTCGTCAAAGAACTTGTTAATAAAGGACTTCTATTTACAACGGAAGGAACGGTTTTATTGGATCAAATAACAGAGCCCACTTATACCTTGCCATCTTTGCAAACAGTTATATCATCACCGAATATGAACTCTCCAGAGGAAAGGGAGAAAAAGCTGAACTTAGCCCACGAATGTACAACTAGATCGTTGTTTTTCTCGAAGCATATTACTATAAGTATGTTAGAGTATTTGTTAAATTATGTTCTCTTTACCCATTATGAACCCTTGGGTAATGAAGACCAGGGGACCAGGGTATTAGCAAAAGAATATGCTCAAGAAGCTCTAAACCACGCAATGGAAGGATATAGAAACTGtgttttattcttcaacagtaCTGGCTCTAACAATATGTTCAGTTATATGGATGTTTTATTGTCACCAACTTGCTTGGATGTTGGTCATCGCGCGCTTCAGTTCATCGTTTGTTTAATACTAAGAGCAAAATGTGGTCCTTTGACTGGTATGGGAGAATCCCCTGCTATTGGAGCTCAAAGTAGCAATACTAATACCAGTAGTAGCGAGGATGAAACTGATAGTCAACATAGGGAAAACGCACAGCCAATAGCAAATCTTCTTCACGATGTCAGCCTGGACACTAGCGAAAACTTGGCAgatattcttcttgctcGTATGATGCTATTCCACAAATTAACCAAGCAAATATCATCAAAGTATACATATGCTACAAGAATGACAAAATCTACAGgcttcttcatcactttATTAAAGAAGCCTTCAACAAAGATGAAGAATGgtatgaaaaataaaaacctGCCTCGTTTAAGTCACCATCCAAATATTGCAAATATGActagtttcttcaaaaatgttCCATCTTTGGTCCTCTCTGCTGGAGGTGATCAAATCAAACGGTGTCCAGTTTATCAAGATGCTGTTGGTTTCCTACCTTCGAAAGTCACCAGTGGAACGTTCAACTCATTTTTCCATTCTAACTCCCAGTCTCCTACTACGTCGGCTATAACTCAACAATTACCTCCTTTGAATATCCAATATCATCCTATCACTTTCAGAGATACTTTAAGGAGAACATCTGATGTCAGAGGGAATCCTgaaaatataaagagaaggaaaattgATGCGACGCAACAATCATTCCCTAACGCTAATGTTGAgattaaaaaagaaacatcaCAGGTATCCCTGCCTCCGACACCTGCTCCAATACCAATGGCAACTCCATTAGAACCTCTGATTTCCAGTTTAGACAAGGTTTCCTCACTTCCACCAAGTAAAACACCTTATAGTCCAACAGCAAGTTTGGTTGGGACTCAACAGACAGTGGCAGCTGTTTCTAATAACCATCAAATAAATACACGGTCACCAGCTGCTCCTTCGGATCTCTCAAGCATAACTAATTCGCCTGATTTCGAAGACTTTTTATCTGAACATACCCAACTAAACGGTTTAATGATAAATCCATCTTCTATCGTAGAAGCAGTTGGCTTTGATGGATATATAGGGCCCGACTCTCTTGGTTTACAAGCTGACTTCTTACCGATAGATAATAATGAAGGCTTGAATGAAATGGCACAACTTGCAGAATTCTCCATGTGGGACTAA